A genomic stretch from Telopea speciosissima isolate NSW1024214 ecotype Mountain lineage chromosome 7, Tspe_v1, whole genome shotgun sequence includes:
- the LOC122667388 gene encoding LOW QUALITY PROTEIN: LL-diaminopimelate aminotransferase, chloroplastic-like (The sequence of the model RefSeq protein was modified relative to this genomic sequence to represent the inferred CDS: substituted 2 bases at 2 genomic stop codons), with amino-acid sequence MSPTQLSPEERELGYCTKVPRNSNMEKLRDGYLFQEIRRREEEHRKKYPTANVITLGVGDTTQPIPQIITSSMVQKACALSTDEGYSGYGPEQGEKVMYRSVFFSFLPILFFISRFXVNPYVXLQALRQAIADKLYTHVEVKGDEVFVSDGAQCDISRLQLLMGSNLTIAVQDPSFPAYIDTGVLIGQTGEFHEKTRKYKNIEYMKCGPENDFFPDLSITPRTDIIFLCSPNNPTGHAATRKQLQQLVEFATKNGSIIIYDSAYTAYISDDSPRTIFEIPGAKEVAIEVSTFSKFAGFTGVRLGWTVIPKELKYANGFPVINDYNRIVCTCFNGASNIVQAGGLTCLSQEGYMALCSVIDNYRENAKILIDTLTSLGLKVYGGKNAPYVWVKFPGSSSSWDVFTEILEKTHIVTVPGAGFGPGGEGFIRISAFGNREVILEASKRLKTLFK; translated from the exons ATGTCTCCAACTCAACTCTCTCCTGAGGAGAGAGAACTGG GTTATTGCACAAAGGTTCCTCGCAATTCAAACATGGAGAAATTGCGAGATGGGTATTTATTTCAAGAG ATTCGTAGAAGGGAGGAAGAACATAGGAAGAAGTACCCAACAGCAAATGTGATAACCCTCGGAGTTGGGGATACTACTCAGCCTATTCCACAAATCATTACCTCTTCTATGgttcag AAAGCTTGTGCTCTCTCAACGGATGAAGGCTATAGTGGTTATGGACCTGAACAAGGCGAAAAGGTAATGTATcgcagtgtttttttttctttcctaccAATCCT attctttatttcaaGATTTTAAGTCAATCCATATGTATAACTGCAGGCACTAAGACAGGCTATAGCAGATAAGTTATACACACATGTAGAAGTGAAAGGTGATGAAGTTTTTGTGTCAGATGGTGCACAATGTGACATTTCTCGCCTTCAG CTACTTATGGGATCTAATTTAACGATAGCTGTTCAAGACCCCTCATTTCCG GCATATATTGATACAGGTGTGCTAATAGGACAGACTGGTGAGTTCCATGAAAAAACTAGGAAGTACAAGAACATAGAGTACATGAAATGTGGACCTGAAAATGATTTCTTTCCGGACTTATCAATTACTCCAAGGACAGATATAATTTTCTTATGCTCACCAAACAATCCAACTGGTCATGCGGCAACAAGGAAACAATTACAACAACTTGTAGAGTTTGCAACAAAAAATGGATCAATTATTATCTATGATTCTGCCTATACTGCTTATATCTCTGATGATAGCCCAAGAACTATTTTTGAAATTCCTGGAGCCAAAGAGGTTGCAATTGAAGTGTCCACTTTTTCCAAATTCGCGGGATTTACCGGAGTTCGTCTAGGTTGGACAGTGATTCCTAAGGAGCTGAAATATGCAAATGGATTTCCTGTCATTAATGATTATAATCGCATTGTTTGCACATGCTTTAATGGTGCATCAAATATTGTTCAAGCCGGTGGACTAACATGTCTTTCACAAGAAGGCTATATG GCCTTGTGCAGTGTGATAGACAACTACAGAGAGAATGCGAAAATCTTGATTGATACACTGACTTCACTTGGATTGAAGGTATATGGTGGCAAAAATGCACCTTATGTTTGGGTGAAATTCCCAGGTTCATCAAGTTCTTGGGATGTATTTACTGAGATACTTGAGAAAACCCACATAGTTACGGTTCCAGGCGCTGGATTTGGTCCCGGCGGTGAAGGGTTTATTAGAATAAGTGCTTTTGGTAATAGAGAAGTTATCCTTGAAGCCTCCAAGAGACTCAAAACTCTCTTTAAATGA
- the LOC122668074 gene encoding uncharacterized protein LOC122668074 encodes MSRIPKRKVEKVKVKVVFRLQFHTTHIPQTGWDKLFVSFIPADSGKATAKTTKASVRNGTCKWADPIYETTRLLQDPRTREYDEKMYKLVVAMGSSRSSVVGEANINLADYADASKPCAVSLPLNCCDSGAVLHVTVQLLTSKTGFREFEQQRKLREKGFQMLTKQNIHDEPVQKLLASTEMANDQVDKVLQLFCAPVFD; translated from the exons ATGTCAAGGATTCCTAAGAGGAAGGTTGAGAAGGTGAAAGTAAAAGTGGTTTTTCGGTTGCAGTTCCACACGACACAT ATTCCACAAACTGGATGGGATAAATTATTTGTATCTTTCATTCCTGCTGATTCTGGAAAGGCAACGGCAAAGACAACCAAAGCTAGTGTCAGAAATGGGACATGCAAATGGGCAGATCCTATCTATGAGACAACAAGACTTCTCCAAGATCCAAGAACCagagaatatgatgaaaagatgTATAAACTTGTTGTGGCAATG GGTTCTTCTCGGTCCAGCGTCGTTGGTGAGGCTAACATCAACCTTGCTGATTATGCTGATGCATCAAAGCCTTGTGCTGTTTCTCTGCCTCTTAATTGTTGCGACTCGGGAGCTGTTTTACAT GTCACAGTCCAGCTGCTTACTTCTAAAACAGGGTTCAG AGAATTTGAGCAGCAAAGGAAGCTTAGAGAGAAGGGGTTCCAGATGTTGACCAAGCAGAATATTCATGATGAACCTGTTCAAAAGTTATTAGCTTCCACAGAGATGGCCAATGATCAGGTAGATAAGGTTTTGCAGTTGTTTTGTGCTCCTGTTTTTGATTGA
- the LOC122668076 gene encoding LL-diaminopimelate aminotransferase, chloroplastic-like: protein MEKLRDGYLFQEIRRREEEHRKKYPTANVITLGVGDTTQPIPQIITSSMVQKACALSTDEGYSGYGPEQGEKALRQAIADKLYTHVEVKGDEVFVSDGAQCDISRLQLLMGSNLTIAVQDPSFPAYIDTGVLIGQTGEFHEKTRKYKNIEYMKCGPENDFFPDLSITPRTDIIFLCSPNNPTGHAATRKQLQQLVEFATKNGSIIIYDSAYTAYISDDSPRTIFEIPGAKEVAIEVSTFSKFAGFTGVRLGWTVIPKELKYANGFPIINDYNRIVCTCFNGASNIVQAGGLTCLSQEGYMALCSVIDNYRENAKILIDTLTSLGLKVYGGKNAPYVWVKFPGSSSSWDVFTEILEKTHIVTVPGAGFGPGGEGFIRISAFGNREVILEASKRLKTLFK, encoded by the exons ATGGAGAAATTGCGAGATGGGTATTTATTTCAAGAG ATTCGTAGAAGGGAGGAAGAACATAGGAAGAAGTACCCAACGGCAAATGTGATAACCCTCGGAGTTGGGGATACTACTCAGCCTATTCCACAAATCATTACCTCTTCTATGgttcag AAAGCTTGTGCTCTGTCAACGGATGAAGGCTATAGTGGTTATGGACCTGAACAAGGCGAAAAG GCACTAAGACAGGCTATAGCAGATAAGTTATACACACATGTAGAAGTGAAAGGTGATGAAGTTTTTGTGTCAGATGGTGCACAATGTGACATTTCTCGCCTTCAG CTACTTATGGGATCTAATTTAACGATAGCTGTTCAAGACCCCTCATTTCCG GCATATATTGATACAGGTGTGCTAATAGGACAGACTGGTGAGTTCCATGAAAAAACTAGGAAGTACAAGAACATAGAGTACATGAAATGTGGACCTGAAAATGATTTCTTTCCGGACTTATCAATTACTCCAAGGACAGATATAATTTTCTTATGCTCACCAAATAATCCAACTGGTCATGCGGCAACAAGGAAACAATTACAACAACTTGTAGAGTTTGCAACAAAAAATGGATCAATTATTATCTATGACTCTGCCTATACTGCTTATATCTCTGATGATAGCCCAAGAACTATTTTTGAAATTCCTGGAGCCAAAGAGGTTGCAATTGAAGTGTCCACTTTTTCCAAATTCGCGGGATTTACCGGAGTTCGTCTTGGTTGGACAGTGATTCCTAAGGAGCTGAAATATGCAAATGGATTTCCTATCATTAATGATTATAATCGCATTGTTTGCACATGCTTTAATGGTGCATCAAATATTGTTCAAGCCGGTGGACTAACATGTCTTTCACAAGAAGGCTATATG GCCTTGTGCAGTGTGATAGACAACTACAGAGAGAATGCGAAAATCTTGATTGATACACTGACTTCACTTGGATTGAAGGTATATGGTGGCAAAAACGCACCTTATGTTTGGGTGAAATTCCCAGGTTCATCAAGTTCTTGGGATGTATTTACTGAGATACTTGAGAAAACCCACATAGTTACGGTTCCAGGCGCTGGATTTGGTCCCGGCGGTGAAGGGTTTATTAGAATAAGTGCTTTTGGTAATAGAGAAGTTATCCTTGAAGCCTCAAAGAGACTCAAAACTCTCTTTAAATGA
- the LOC122668072 gene encoding tRNA (carboxymethyluridine(34)-5-O)-methyltransferase-like, which produces MIINVARVESFLNRSLEFITSSTGIVCRFGNQRAFCTMTDSQVDGASSLPPLNEEFRFKKPITVSREKKSSSVQSTPDIEKKYVHHVYDAIAPHFSSTRFAKWPKVATFLNSLPPGSLILDAGCGNGKYLGLNPDCFFIGCDISAPLINICAEREHEVMVADAVNLPYRTGFGDAAISIAVLHHLSTESRRKKAIADLVRVVRKGGMVLITVWAVEQEDRSLLTKWTPLTQKYTEEWIGPGSPRVRSSSTLTLESIPETEENSVRDQLRNSKRLSEDTMRGTINDDSSVAPRNGKNLENQQEYFVPWHLPYHRAEVSGASACALANGLAEKDDKKGAVVYNRYYHVFIEGELERLVSGIDNIVIVDQFYDKSNWCIILKKT; this is translated from the exons ATGATCATTAATGTTGCAAGAGTAGAGAGTTTCTTGAATAGATCTTTGGAGTTCATTACTTCTTCTACTGGTATAGTTTGTAGGTTTGGCAATCAAAGAGCCTTTTGTACAATGACAGATTCCCAAGTAGATGGTGCTTCCAGTTTGCCTCCTCTTAATGAAGAATTTCGTTTCAAGAAGCCCATCACAGTGAGCCGGGAAAAGAAGTCATCAAGTGTTCAATCCACCCCAGATATTGAAAAGAAGTATGTCCATCATGTTTATGATGCCATTGCTCCTCATTTTAGCTCCACACGATTTGCAAAGTGGCCAAAAGTTGCTACTTTTCTCAATTCCTTGCCTCCAGGATCCCTCATTTTGGATGCAGGCTGTGGAAATGGAAAGTACCTGGGTTTAAATCCTGATTGCTTTTTCATAGGCTGCGATATAAGTGCACCTTTGATCAATATATGTGCAGAAAGAGAGCATGAAGTTATGGTTGCAGATGCTGTAAATCTTCCTTACCGAACTGGATTTGGTGATGCAGCAATCTCTATTGCTGTATTGCATCACTTAAGCACAGAAAGCAGAAGGAAGAAAGCAATAGCTGACTTAGTTCGAGTTGTCAGGAAGGGTGGAATGGTCCTAATAACAGTCTGGGCTGTAGAACAAGAGGATAGGTCATTGCTAACCAAGTGGACCCCCCTTACCCAAAAGTACACAGAGGAGTGGATAGGTCCTGGGAGTCCTCGAGTCCGTAGTTCTTCGACCTTAACACTAGAAAGCATCCCTGAAACTGAGGAAAATAGTGTCCGAGATCAATTAAGAAATTCTAAGCGGTTATCTGAGGACACCATGAGGGGAACGATAAATGATGACAGTTCAGTTGCTCCCCGAAATGGGAAGAATCTTGAAAATCAGCAGGAATATTTTGTCCCTTGGCACTTGCCTTATCATCGTGCTGAAGTTAGTGGTGCCTCTGCTTGTGCTCTTGCAAATGGACTAGCTGAGAAAGATGATAAAAAAGGTGCTGTGGTGTACAATAGATATTACCATGTGTTCATCGAAGGTGAACTTGAAAG GTTAGTCTCTGGAATTGACAATATTGTCATCGTCGATCAATTTTATGATAAGTCGAACTGGTGCATTATTCTCAAGAAGACATAA
- the LOC122668071 gene encoding uncharacterized protein LOC122668071 isoform X2, whose product MENESSDEKNVVNGIVKNEESSGDNMVSSPTAAEELKRDTPDIQKGGQEKLQSENESSDEKNVVSGDNMVSSPTAAAELKRDTPDIQKDDQKELQSEMKSLDISEEHLSFENVERGESSNDEIVENRGFECEDQEETNSDSAKREKNSNSQMVDMKRLDSEDLEETNQPVGEVLGEDEEAEPVFDGTEIPGMEANSSLSTRSLDLETEVQGYGWPDKAAALTNFVKEKGVVAVATILRRLSGKKDEDGQSFADGEEKNDNLNSSTREEGCSAPESKTKDVTPKTVERSLWNPLNYIKISRDADVENKTGEGQDQHVHIRKPILPLAMRGRVLLYTRLGCQESRQIRLFLQRNRMRYVEINIDVYPSRKLELERIAGSAAVPKVFFNENLIGGLSELLVMEESGKLGENINELITKEPSHLAPLPPLSGEDDVSSSGMVDEYAVIVRKMKEFIVFRDRFYKMRRVTNCFLGSEAVDFLSEDQYLEREEAIEFGRKLASKYFFQHVLEENIFEDGNHLYRLLDHDPVVSQCHNIPRGIIIIKPKPIIEIASRLRFLSFAIFEAYTSEDGKHVDYRSIHGSEEFARYLRTVEELQRVELQDMSREEKIAFFINLYNMMAIHAILVWGYPVGPLERRRLLGDFKYVIGGCTYSLSAIYNGILRANQRPPYNLIKPFDVKDKRLKVALPYPEPLVHFALVFGTRSGPALRCYSPGDIDKELMEAARNFLRNGGLIVDAEAKVVSASKILRWYPGDFGKNEVEVLKHAANYLEPAKSEELLELLATTQLKVTYQPFDWSLNY is encoded by the exons ATGGAAAACGAAAGCTCTGATGAGAAAAATGTTGTCAATGGAATAGTGAAAAATGAGGAATCCAGTGGGGACAATATGGTCAGCTCTCCTACTGCAGCAGAAGAGCTGAAGAGAGATACACCTGATATTCAGAAAGGTGGTCAAGAGAAACTACAGAGTGAAAATGAAAGCTCTGACGAGAAAAATGTTGT CAGTGGGGACAATATGGTCAGCTCTCCTACTGCAGCAGCAGAGCTGAAGAGAGATACACCTGATATTCAGAAAGATGATCAAAAGGAACTACAGAGTGAAATGAAATCTCTAGACATCAGTGAGGAACATCTCAGTTTTGAAAATGTTGAAAGGGGAGAAAGCTCAAATGATGAGATTGTTGAG AATAGAGGATTTGAGTGTGAAGATCAAGAAGAAACCAACAGTGACAGtgccaaaagagaaaaaaactcGAATAGTCAGATGGTTGATATGAAAAGACTGGATTCTGAAGATCTGGAAGAAACAAATCAGCCTGTAGGGGAGGTTTTAGGTGAGGATGAGGAGGCAGAACCTGTATTTGATGGAACAGAGATTCCTGGGATGGAAGCCAATAGCAGTTTATCTACTCGGTCTTTGGATCTTGAAACAGAAGTGCAGGGATATGGTTGGCCTGACAAAGCTGCTGCACTCACGAACTTTGTTAAAGAAAAGGGTGTTGTTGCTGTTGCCACCATTCTTCGTCGCCTTTCCGGAAAAAAGGACGAAGATGGACAAAGCTTTGCTGATGGTGAAGAGAAGAATGATAACTTGAATAGTAGCACTAGGGAGGAAGGATGTTCTGCCCCtgaaagtaaaacaaaagatgTCACCCCAAAAACTGTGGAGCGATCTTTATGGAATCCTCTAAACTATATTAAGATATCTCGGGATGCAGATGTGGAAAACAAAACAGGGGAGGGACAGGATCAGCATGTTCATATAAGAAAACCAATTCTACCGCTAGCAATGAGGGGAAGAGTTTTATTGTATACAAGGCTTGGCTGTCAGGAATCTAGACAGATTAGATTATTTTTGCAGCGAAACAGGATGAGATATGTTGAGATTAACATTGATGTCTACCCCAGTCGAAAGCTTGAGCTGGAGAGGATTGCTGGGTCTGCGGCTGTTCCTAAGGTGTTCTTCAATGAAAATCTTATTGGAGGTTTGAGTGAGCTTTTGGTCATGGAAGAGTCGGGTAaacttggtgaaaatatcaatGAACTGATCACCAAAGAACCATCACATTTGGCTCCTTTACCACCTCTTTCTGGAGAGGATGATGTCTCCAGCTCTGGAATGGTAGATGAATATGCTGTCATTGTTCGGAAAATGAAGGAGTTTATTGTGTTTAGGGACAGGTTTTATAAGATGCGCAGGGTCACCAATTGTTTTCTCGGGTCTGAAGCTGTGGATTTCTTATCAGAGGATCAGTACTTGGAAAGGGAAGAG GCTATTGAATTTGGACGAAAGCTTGCAAGTAAATATTTCTTTCAGCATGTTCTTGA AGAGAATATTTTTGAAGATGGTAATCACTTGTATCGGCTCCTGGATCATGATCCCGTTGTATCTCAATGCCACAACATTCCAAGgggcattattattattaaaccCAAGCCAATAATAGAAATTGCATCAAGGTTGCGATTCTTGTCCTTTGCAATCTTTGAAGCTTACACTTCTGAAGATGGAAAGCATGTTGATTACAGAAGTATCCATGGGAGCGAGGAGTTTGCAAG GTACTTGAGAACAGTTGAGGAACTTCAGAGGGTGGAGTTGCAGGATATGTCGAGGGAGGAGAAGATTGCTTTCTTCATAAATCTCTACAATATGATGGCCATTCACGCAATCTTGGTATGGGGTTATCCTGTTGGACCACTGGAACGAAGAAGGTTGCTTGGGGACTTTAAGTATGTTATTGGTGGATGTACCTACTCACTTTCCGCCATCTACAATGGCATCTTAAGGGCAAACCAACGACCCCCATACAATCTCATTAAACCCTTTGATGTGAAAGACAAGCGTTTGAAG GTAGCTCTTCCCTATCCGGAACCTCTTGTTCATTTTGCACTAGTATTTGGTACCCGATCTGGGCCAGCTCTTCGATGCTACTCGCCTGGGGATATTGATAAGGAGCTGATGGAGGCAGCCCGCAATTTTTTAAGGAATGGAGGTCTCATTGTTGATGCTGAAGCCAAGGTGGTATCAGCCAGTAAAATACTTAGATG GTACCCTGGGGATTTTGGGAAGAATGAAGTGGAAGTGTTGAAGCATGCAGCAAATTACTTGGAGCCGGCAAAGTCAGAAGAGTTACTTGAGTTGCTTGCAACCACTCAATTGAAAGTCACATATCAACCCTTTGACTGGAGCTTGAATTATTAG
- the LOC122668071 gene encoding uncharacterized protein LOC122668071 isoform X1 translates to MENESSDEKNVVNGIVKNEESSGDNMVSSPTAAEELKRDTPDIQKGGQEKLQSENESSDEKNVVSGDNMVSSPTAAAELKRDTPDIQKDDQKELQSEMKSLDISEEHLSFENVERGESSNDEIVEARGDPKGTIANSVNREESFNGQIGENRGFECEDQEETNSDSAKREKNSNSQMVDMKRLDSEDLEETNQPVGEVLGEDEEAEPVFDGTEIPGMEANSSLSTRSLDLETEVQGYGWPDKAAALTNFVKEKGVVAVATILRRLSGKKDEDGQSFADGEEKNDNLNSSTREEGCSAPESKTKDVTPKTVERSLWNPLNYIKISRDADVENKTGEGQDQHVHIRKPILPLAMRGRVLLYTRLGCQESRQIRLFLQRNRMRYVEINIDVYPSRKLELERIAGSAAVPKVFFNENLIGGLSELLVMEESGKLGENINELITKEPSHLAPLPPLSGEDDVSSSGMVDEYAVIVRKMKEFIVFRDRFYKMRRVTNCFLGSEAVDFLSEDQYLEREEAIEFGRKLASKYFFQHVLEENIFEDGNHLYRLLDHDPVVSQCHNIPRGIIIIKPKPIIEIASRLRFLSFAIFEAYTSEDGKHVDYRSIHGSEEFARYLRTVEELQRVELQDMSREEKIAFFINLYNMMAIHAILVWGYPVGPLERRRLLGDFKYVIGGCTYSLSAIYNGILRANQRPPYNLIKPFDVKDKRLKVALPYPEPLVHFALVFGTRSGPALRCYSPGDIDKELMEAARNFLRNGGLIVDAEAKVVSASKILRWYPGDFGKNEVEVLKHAANYLEPAKSEELLELLATTQLKVTYQPFDWSLNY, encoded by the exons ATGGAAAACGAAAGCTCTGATGAGAAAAATGTTGTCAATGGAATAGTGAAAAATGAGGAATCCAGTGGGGACAATATGGTCAGCTCTCCTACTGCAGCAGAAGAGCTGAAGAGAGATACACCTGATATTCAGAAAGGTGGTCAAGAGAAACTACAGAGTGAAAATGAAAGCTCTGACGAGAAAAATGTTGT CAGTGGGGACAATATGGTCAGCTCTCCTACTGCAGCAGCAGAGCTGAAGAGAGATACACCTGATATTCAGAAAGATGATCAAAAGGAACTACAGAGTGAAATGAAATCTCTAGACATCAGTGAGGAACATCTCAGTTTTGAAAATGTTGAAAGGGGAGAAAGCTCAAATGATGAGATTGTTGAGGCTAGAGGAGATCCCAAAGGAACCATTGCTAATAGTGTCAACAGAGAAGAAAGCTTCAATGGTCAGATTGGGGAGAATAGAGGATTTGAGTGTGAAGATCAAGAAGAAACCAACAGTGACAGtgccaaaagagaaaaaaactcGAATAGTCAGATGGTTGATATGAAAAGACTGGATTCTGAAGATCTGGAAGAAACAAATCAGCCTGTAGGGGAGGTTTTAGGTGAGGATGAGGAGGCAGAACCTGTATTTGATGGAACAGAGATTCCTGGGATGGAAGCCAATAGCAGTTTATCTACTCGGTCTTTGGATCTTGAAACAGAAGTGCAGGGATATGGTTGGCCTGACAAAGCTGCTGCACTCACGAACTTTGTTAAAGAAAAGGGTGTTGTTGCTGTTGCCACCATTCTTCGTCGCCTTTCCGGAAAAAAGGACGAAGATGGACAAAGCTTTGCTGATGGTGAAGAGAAGAATGATAACTTGAATAGTAGCACTAGGGAGGAAGGATGTTCTGCCCCtgaaagtaaaacaaaagatgTCACCCCAAAAACTGTGGAGCGATCTTTATGGAATCCTCTAAACTATATTAAGATATCTCGGGATGCAGATGTGGAAAACAAAACAGGGGAGGGACAGGATCAGCATGTTCATATAAGAAAACCAATTCTACCGCTAGCAATGAGGGGAAGAGTTTTATTGTATACAAGGCTTGGCTGTCAGGAATCTAGACAGATTAGATTATTTTTGCAGCGAAACAGGATGAGATATGTTGAGATTAACATTGATGTCTACCCCAGTCGAAAGCTTGAGCTGGAGAGGATTGCTGGGTCTGCGGCTGTTCCTAAGGTGTTCTTCAATGAAAATCTTATTGGAGGTTTGAGTGAGCTTTTGGTCATGGAAGAGTCGGGTAaacttggtgaaaatatcaatGAACTGATCACCAAAGAACCATCACATTTGGCTCCTTTACCACCTCTTTCTGGAGAGGATGATGTCTCCAGCTCTGGAATGGTAGATGAATATGCTGTCATTGTTCGGAAAATGAAGGAGTTTATTGTGTTTAGGGACAGGTTTTATAAGATGCGCAGGGTCACCAATTGTTTTCTCGGGTCTGAAGCTGTGGATTTCTTATCAGAGGATCAGTACTTGGAAAGGGAAGAG GCTATTGAATTTGGACGAAAGCTTGCAAGTAAATATTTCTTTCAGCATGTTCTTGA AGAGAATATTTTTGAAGATGGTAATCACTTGTATCGGCTCCTGGATCATGATCCCGTTGTATCTCAATGCCACAACATTCCAAGgggcattattattattaaaccCAAGCCAATAATAGAAATTGCATCAAGGTTGCGATTCTTGTCCTTTGCAATCTTTGAAGCTTACACTTCTGAAGATGGAAAGCATGTTGATTACAGAAGTATCCATGGGAGCGAGGAGTTTGCAAG GTACTTGAGAACAGTTGAGGAACTTCAGAGGGTGGAGTTGCAGGATATGTCGAGGGAGGAGAAGATTGCTTTCTTCATAAATCTCTACAATATGATGGCCATTCACGCAATCTTGGTATGGGGTTATCCTGTTGGACCACTGGAACGAAGAAGGTTGCTTGGGGACTTTAAGTATGTTATTGGTGGATGTACCTACTCACTTTCCGCCATCTACAATGGCATCTTAAGGGCAAACCAACGACCCCCATACAATCTCATTAAACCCTTTGATGTGAAAGACAAGCGTTTGAAG GTAGCTCTTCCCTATCCGGAACCTCTTGTTCATTTTGCACTAGTATTTGGTACCCGATCTGGGCCAGCTCTTCGATGCTACTCGCCTGGGGATATTGATAAGGAGCTGATGGAGGCAGCCCGCAATTTTTTAAGGAATGGAGGTCTCATTGTTGATGCTGAAGCCAAGGTGGTATCAGCCAGTAAAATACTTAGATG GTACCCTGGGGATTTTGGGAAGAATGAAGTGGAAGTGTTGAAGCATGCAGCAAATTACTTGGAGCCGGCAAAGTCAGAAGAGTTACTTGAGTTGCTTGCAACCACTCAATTGAAAGTCACATATCAACCCTTTGACTGGAGCTTGAATTATTAG